A genomic window from Cyprinus carpio isolate SPL01 chromosome B9, ASM1834038v1, whole genome shotgun sequence includes:
- the LOC109077330 gene encoding G-protein coupled bile acid receptor 1-like, which produces MDPLDKPSREKLIFYLTMPLSSIIIFSNLFIIIGIACNRQLHNTPNYFFLSLLVADLCTGITLPFIPLMTLDRQLDFKHCLVMYIFPNFLFLSFLFNLVMVHYERYLCIVSPLHHSQFWVHRCFPLALLIVWFPPLLYASLPAFGWNNWVEPNSNKRSDSNETFLRSTTSQNSTKEDEVCSYKQVFPKAFIYLEVCGLVLPAMLSIVAMTGRVLWIARKQLQNICKLHRAVDRLQQQQPSDHEQQLNLRYAKCVAAVSLTFLVCWVPYIIYQLMSVTALQTGVSLPSSSLYIIMSCTGIGSMAIIPLILGLANKQYTEPISRLMLKLRNRWRGGQNNRDVIEQDV; this is translated from the coding sequence ATGGATCCACTCGACAAGCCTAGCAGAGAGAAGTTGATCTTCTATCTGACAATGCCGCTGTCTTCGATCATCATCTTCTCCAACCTCTTCATCATAATAGGCATTGCCTGCAACCGCCAGCTGCACAACACCCCAAATTACTTCTTCTTAAGCCTGCTAGTGGCCGACTTGTGCACCGGCATCACCCTGCCCTTCATTCCCCTCATGACGCTCGACCGGCAGCTGGATTTCAAGCACTGCTTGGTGATGTACATCTTCCCCAACTTTCTGTTCTTGTCGTTCCTCTTCAATCTGGTGATGGTGCATTACGAACGCTACCTGTGCATCGTCAGCCCGCTCCATCACAGCCAGTTCTGGGTTCACCGCTGCTTCCCATTGGCTTTGTTGATAGTTTGGTTCCCACCTTTGCTGTATGCATCACTTCCCGCCTTTGGATGGAATAATTGGGTGGAACCCAATTCCAACAAGCGCTCTGACTCAAACGAGACATTCTTGAGATCAACCACATCTCAAAACTCCACCAAAGAGGATGAAGTTTGCTCCTACAAACAGGTTTTTCCCAAGGCCTTCATTTATTTGGAGGTGTGCGGACTGGTGTTGCCGGCAATGCTGTCCATTGTAGCCATGACGGGGCGGGTGTTGTGGATCGCGCGCAAGCAGCTGCAGAACATCTGTAAGCTTCACCGTGCCGTGGACCGtcttcagcagcagcagccatCGGATCACGAGCAGCAGCTTAACCTGCGCTACGCCAAATGCGTGGCCGCCGTGTCCCTCACGTTCCTGGTCTGCTGGGTGCCATACATCATCTACCAGCTCATGTCCGTGACGGCTCTGCAGACTGGGGTGAGCTTGCCGAGCTCTTCTCTGTACATCATCATGTCCTGTACGGGAATTGGGAGCATGGCCATTATTCCGCTCATACTGGGACTGGCCAACAAGCAGTACACTGAACCCATCAGCAGGCTGATGCTTAAACTGAGAAACCGCTGGAGAGGTGGACAGAATAACAGAGATGTTATTGAACAGGATGTTTGA
- the LOC109077331 gene encoding keratin, type I cytoskeletal 18-like isoform X2 produces MSFKSPSRSFSSSSLSSSMGSRGGLFGAISPATIGNLANTLRPMVQINSSTFPQADDKETMKGLNDRLAGYLSNVRLLETSNNQLEEQIKEALMRKGAEIGRDWSGYEKIVNDLRNQIQEMTMDNARLVLQIDNARLAADDFKVKFESEQAMRQGVEQDLARLRKMLDDTYMGRMQLEGQIESMREELAFLKKSHEEDVANLTNQISNSQVNVQMETKNSADLNETIDNIRTQYERAAQKSREETEAWYQNKFDNITAEVTQNTEALQAGKTELNELRRQKQSLEIDLQTLHNMIRSLEDSLRETEARYAHEVNGYNSRILQLEGELGQVRAQVERQAAEYDALLNIKSKLEAEIATYHRLLEGVVDDSGDKNREEFSLEQALYADGL; encoded by the exons ATGTCGTTCAAGAGCCCTTCCAGGAGTTTCTCCAGCTCAAGTCTTTCTAGCAGCATGGGGTCAAGGGGTGGTTTGTTTGGGGCTATTTCCCCAGCCACTATAGGGAATCTGGCAAACACTCTGCGTCCGATGGTGCAGATCAACAGCAGCACTTTTCCCCAAGCTGATGATAAAGAGACCATGAAGGGTCTGAATGACCGTCTGGCGGGGTATCTGTCAAACGTACGACTCCTGGAGACCTCCAACAATCAACTGGAGGAGCAAATCAAAGAGGCTCTGATGAGGAAAGGAGCTGAGATCGGCAGAGACTGGAGCGGCTATGAGAAGATCGTTAATGATCTGAGAAACCAG ATCCAGGAAATGACTATGGACAATGCCAGACTTGTCCTGCAGATAGACAATGCGAGGCTTGCTGCTGATGATTTCAAAGTCAA GTTTGAGTCGGAGCAGGCCATGCGGCAAGGGGTGGAGCAGGATCTGGCACGACTCCGCAAGATGCTGGACGACACTTACATGGGCCGCATGCAGCTGGAGGGCCAGATCGAGTCTATGAGAGAAGAGCTGGCGTTCCTGAAGAAGAGCCATGAGGAG gatGTTGCCAACCTGACAAACCAGATCAGCAACTCCCAAGTCAATGTGCAAATGGAGACTAAAAACAGTGCAGACCTCAATGAGACCATTGATAACATCCGCACGCAGTATGAGCGAGCCGCGCAGAAGAGCCGCGAGGAAACTGAAGCCTGGTATCAAAACAAA TTTGACAACATCACAGCTGAGGTGACTCAGAACACAGAAGCTCTGCAGGCAGGAAAGACAGAGCTGAATGAGCTGCGCAGGCAGAAACAATCTCTAGAAATTGACCTGCAGACTCTGCACAATATG ATTCGATCACTTGAGGATTCACTGCGTGAAACAGAAGCACGTTACGCTCATGAAGTCAATGGGTACAACTCTCGAATCCTGCAGCTGGAGGGAGAGCTGGGACAGGTGCGTGCGCAGGTGGAGCGTCAGGCAGCCGAGTACGATGCCCTGCTCAACATCAAGTCCAAACTGGAGGCAGAGATTGCCACATATCACCGTCTCCTGGAGGGTGTTGTGGATGACAGCGGGGACAAAAACAG AGAGGAATTTTCTTTAGAGCAGGCGTTGTATGCAG